The stretch of DNA TCCGCAAGCGCGCGGGATGATCTCGGGTCTCAGGCTCGGCCACAGTCTGGAAGACCTCGCCCTGCTCTACCTGGCCACAGTCCAAGCCGTAGCCCATGGTACCCGCCACATCCTGGACGCAATGACCGAGAGCGGTTACGAAATCGAGACCGTGCTCACCACAGGTGGAGGCGCCAAGAATCCAATCTTCCTACGTGAACACGCCGACATCACCGGACGAAAAATTGTCCTGCCTAACGAACCAGAGGCTGTGCTCCTCGGCTCGGCCATGCTCGGCGCCGTCGCCGCCGGGGACTGCGCCACGGTGACCGACGCGATGACTAAAATGAGCGCCGCTGACACGGTTATCGAACCCTGCCAAGGGGCTGCAAAGAGATACCACAACGCCAAACACGAGGTTTTCCTCCGGATGTACGAAGATCAGCTACAATACAAAGCGCTGATGGGCGGGAAATCATAGGCGAAAGGCCTCCCACCGAACTTCTTTTCCCATACTGGAAAGATCTTAAATGGCACATTCAGGGAAAACTACGATGGTCTACATCTGACTTGTCGAAAATATACTAGCTCATGACATTTGCCCTTGGCGATCAGTTTCATACAATGTTGAGCTGAAAGGTTAAAACAATTTTAGTCCCAAATCTCACCGTGAGCCAGTACAATTAGTCAAATACCGTGGAGATTATTACATCATGATCCTAAAAACTATCGACCAAATCCATGTTGGAGATGTTGCTGAGTTTGCCAAGACGCTGTCAGAATCCGATGTCTACCTTTTTGCAGGAATCACCGGTGATTTCAACCCGGCTCACGTTAACGAGGTTTACTCGCAGGCCACTTCTTTCAAGACCAGGATAGCCCACGGGATTCTCACCGCAGGCCTGATTTCCGCAGTCATGGCAAACCAACTCCCCGGACCTGGGACCATCTATATTAGACAGGAACTGGATTTC from Desulfomonilaceae bacterium encodes:
- a CDS encoding MaoC family dehydratase, whose amino-acid sequence is MILKTIDQIHVGDVAEFAKTLSESDVYLFAGITGDFNPAHVNEVYSQATSFKTRIAHGILTAGLISAVMANQLPGPGTIYIRQELDFLAPARIGDTITAHVEVIDIIKDINRIRLRTWCTKQDGSMVLNGEALVSPPRAFHP